GCACTGGTGTGGGACACTgatgggtgacactggtgggtgacactggtgtgTGACtggtgggtgacactggtgtgGGACAcgagtgggtgacattggtgggtGATAGGTGGGTGACACAGATGTGGGACACCAGTGTAGGAAATGGGTGTGGGACACTGGTGTGTGGCAccagtgggtgacactggtgggtGATGGGTGACGCTGGTGTGTGACTGGTGTGGGACACTGGTGTGGGACACAGGTGGGTGACATGGGTGTGTGACACTGGTGGGTGACAGGTGTGTGACACAGGTATGGGACATGGCTGAGTGATACTGGTGTAGGACCCTGGGGGGTGACACTGGTGGGTGACGTGGGTGAGTGATACTGGTGGGTGACACTGGTATGtggtgggtgacactggtgtgGGACTGGTGTGGGACACAGGTGTGTGACATGGGTGTAGGACCCtggtgggtgacactggtgtgtgccatgccgtgccacACCATGtccagccctgtgctggggacACCCCACCCGTGCCACCCTATGGCACACCCGTGACCGCCACCaacccccggccgccccccgtgACCGCCCCCACCCCGGGGCTCTCCCCGTGCCCTCTCGCACCCCGGCCGTCACCCCTCTAATCCCCTCCTCACCCCGTCCCCTACGGCCACCGGAGCCGTGTCCCCAGCCCGCGGGGCTGAGCCGGAGCTGGGCCGCCCGCCAGCCCCGGGGGCTCTGCTACTGGGGGCACTGGTGTGGGGTCACCCCTCTGTGTCCCggcccccccggtgctgcccgGCCACGCGTGGCCGTGCCGGGTCCCTCTTGGCATCACCACTCGGGGACgttggtgctgagccccccgtCCCGACCCCATCCCCAGGACGGGGGTCCTCCCGTGCCCCCCTTTTGGCCAGTCCCGGTGTGGCCCCCAGCGCACGGGAGCCTATTAAGGCCAGAGCTAAAGTGAGATTTGTTCAAGGCAGTAATTCTGTGGGTAAGCTGCTTTCCGGCACCTCGCAGCCCCATGGGAGTCCTGCGGCTCCCTGGGCTTAGGCGCCGTGGTTGGACCTCGCtgccccgtccccgtcccctttCGTGTCCCCAAATCCTCCACGCGGggcctttccccccccctcaccccagccGCTCGTGTCCCGGGATGGGGCCAGGCAGATGGGTGACCCCAAATGTCCCTTGTCCCCACATGGGGCCATGGTGTCACCCATGGGGGACGGACACGGACAGTCCCCAAGACCCCAACCCGGGGTGCAGGGTGGCACCGAGGGCAGCTCTGTGTCACTTTGGGGTGCCCACGTCCCCACAGCCACCCTCCTCCCATCCCTGCTGGCTCCCAACCACCCCAAGCCACCACCCTCGCGTGTCATTTCTGAGGGACGATGATGGCATTTTGGGGTCTCAGGGGGATGTCTGGGGACActggggctgcctggtggaggtgacagccccccagagcccccccaacCTTCCCAGCGGGGGCCGTGCTGGTACCCGGCGCGTGCTGGATGCTCCCGGCCATGTGCCCCGCGCACGGGAACGGGGACGGTGACGCTTCTGGCACTCCGGATTTAAGTGCCACCAAGGTTAGGAGCAGCTGAGAAGAGATTTTCAGGATTGGGCTTTTGGACGGAGATGCCTAAATTCCAGCTTAGCTCCCGTTTAAGCGTCCACGTCCCGGGCCGGCCCTGGGGCGCTGACGTGGCCGCACGGCATCGCCGCTTTGGCGAGCGACCAGCTCTGGGGCTCGCGGGGTTGAGACCCGGGACGGGGTCCCCGCAGCACCTCAGGGTGCAGCCGCAGGGCGTCCCCAACCCTGGGGCGCCCCGAGGAGGCTGTCGGGGGATGCCTGGGGACGGAGGTTTGGTGCCATGGCGTTAGGGGATGGCACCAGGTCGCCTGGATAGCTGGCGCAGGGGGGTTGCAGCAGGGGTTGTGTTTGAACCACGAGGTGGAAAGAAGCCACCGAAAAGTCCTTTAAtagggggggacacggggtggaTGGTGGCACCGCAGGGCTGGGCAAGGCTCCCCCAGGACATCAGGGCGAGCATCTCCTTCCACCTCCATCCGGCACACGCTGCTCGGGGAGAAACTCCAGCTCACGCCTCCTCGGGGTCCCTTCCAGCGCTGTGCGGCGAGGCAGATCCATGTGGGATTTGGGCTTTCAGACCCCACAGCCGTGGCTCTGCGGCACAGGaacccccccgggggggtgaggggggggctgcACCTACCTGAGGTGCTGGTGGAACTGGATGACGGCTTCCTCCTGCTCCCGCGTCTCGATGGAGCCCGGCCGCAGCCTGCGGATCTCCCGGATGGCGGCGGCGCCGCTCAGCGCCCGCGCCTTCACCAGGTAGCAGGCCAGCAGCGTGCCCGTGCGCCCGTGGCCCAGCAGACAGTGCACCGCCACCGCCTGGCCGGCACAGCCGTGAGGGCCTCGCCTGCCACTCGGTGTCACCTCCACCCTGGTGTCACCTCTGCATTGATGTCACCTTCACCCTGGTGTCACCTCTACCCTGGTGTCACCTCCCGTTCGGTGTCACCTTCACCTTGGTGTCACCTCCACCTTGGTGTCACTTCACTCTTGGTGTCACCTCACTCTTGGTGTCACCTCTGCATTGGTGTCACCTCCACCTTGGTTTCACCTCCACCTTGGTGTCACTTCACTCTTGGTGTCACCTACACCTTGGTGCCACCTCGCTCCTGGTGTCACCTCGCTGTTGGTGTCACCTCCTGCTTGGTGCCACCTCCACCTTAGTGTCACCTCCACCTTGGTACCACCTCCTTCTTGGTGCCACTCACCTTGGCATCACCACCCCATACCACTGCCACCTGCATCACCCCTTTGGCATCACCCCCTGGGCATCACCCCCTGGGCATCACCTCCCCCTCAGTGCCACCTCCCCCCCGGTGTCACCTCCCTCCTGGTGCCACCCCCTTGCTGTCACCCCCTTCGGGCCGTACCTCCCCGCGCCCGTTGGcctcctccaccagctgcagGAAGCTCTGGATCTGCCCGGGGGTCGGGGGGGTGAAGTCGGGCACGCGGATCCGATGGAGCTGCACCGCGGGGCAGCAGccgtggtggggggggggccgcTCCGACAGGGACACCAGGTGCCGAACGCCCTGGCCCAGCAGGAACCGGTAATGCCCCGGTTCCCGCGGCATCGCCAGCCCCGCCAGCCGCCCCTCCGCCACCCACGAGAAGTTGGGGGGCTCCACCATCACCTGCGGGGACCGGCACCAGGGGCCAGAGCTGCCACgtgccctggggagggggctgggatgGGGAACCCTGGTCAAAATCTGGGGACCCCCCTGGCCATGACCCCCAGCACAACAGGGAGGGGACCCCCAGGTTATGCCCCCTAGGACCCTCCAGACAGACCCCAAGATCCCAAGCCAGGAGCCCAGAGCAgggccccccaggaccccccagaccccaatCAGGCTCCCTAGGACCCCCCAGCCATGACCCCCCAGCACCACAGGGCTGGGAcccccaggctgtgccccctagGACCCCCCAGacagaccccaaaatcccaggCCAGGCCCCCCAGGCCCCCAACCAAGATCCCTaggaccccccccaacccaTGACCCCCAACACCCCTAACCcagacccccccaggacccccagccgGGCCCCTCAGACCCCCCTGACCATGCTCTctgggcccccccagccccccaaaaccctgcaaaacccccccccaaacccccaggCCAACCTCCGCCAgcccccccgccaccccccgcagccccccgggccGGCTCCCCCCGaaccccccggacccccccacccgggcccagcccccccagcccccccggaCCCCCTCCCGGACCCCTTTTTGTTTATTCCGGCCCCAAAAGGGcccgtgcccccctccccccccccgccacgcACAGGCCCGCCCCCGCCGcaggcccggccccgcggcctgCTCCGACCGGGGGCCCCCGCACCGGGCCCGGCCCCCTCCGGAAcggccccgggacccccccagcgcccccccccgggctccgCCGTACCGGGGAGGCCGCTCGGGGGGGGGTGGCGGAGCCGGGGCCCGGAAGCGGCTGCAGGGAGCGGAGCCGCCaccgggaggcggcggcggcggtgccggggctgcagtgaccggggggggggcaccggagCTGCCCCCCCCAGGGTCACCGGGAcaccggggctgctccccccgGGATGTCAGGAcaccggggctgccccccccaggACACCGGGACACCGGGGCTGCTTCCCCCCTGGTTGCCCCCTCCCGGTGCTTTGCCCCCACCCTGCTGCCAtctccgtgtccccccccccctcccatcccctttGTCCCCAACCTCGGTGGCCCCCCCAGGTTGGGAAGCCCCCACTCAGCCCTGCTCCATTTGTACTCATGGAGGGGATACAGGGGGGTTGTCCCCAGGGTGGGACAAGGGGGACACCTctcctgtgcccccccccccagggataAAATCCTCCATGGCCACTGCTTTTCAACCCcgtttcttcatttatttggtGCTGGGCGGTTACACGGtggtgatggggagggggacatggggacatggggatggggacattgggatggggacattgggatagggacatggggacattgggatggggacattgggatagggacatggggacattgggatggggttattgggatggggacactgagatagggacatggggatggggacactgagatagggacatggggatggggacattgggatagGGACGGGGATATTGGGGTGGGGatattgggatggggacacggggacatggggacacacgACCCCGGTGGCAATCGCAGCCCGttcggggcagggcagggctggccctgGGGTCACCCCTTGAGGTACACCTTGCCGTGGATCTTGTAGGGCAAATTCCTCCAGCCGAAGATGGGGGCGGGCAAGGGGCTGTTGTACATGGCGGCCCCCACCTCCCCGGTGGTCAGCTCCCTGTCCCACATGTAGACGTCCGAGATCTCCCCCACGAAGGAGTGACGGGCTTTGAAACCCCCCCCGAAGGcgtcctgctcctgccccagcaggatcACGGCCTCGGCACCCACCACGTAGTCCTTCTGCAGCCCCTTGCGGGGCCAGGCCTTCCCGTTGAGCCAGAAGCGCACGATGCCGGTGGGGGACTCCCAGCTGGCGCAGACGTGCTCGCTCCCCAAAAAGCTCTCGGGGACGCGGAAGGTGACGGACTTGCCCCCCACGTGGAAGCGGTACTCGGTGGGCTTGGGCTTGAAGAGGAGGATCTCGTCGTCCTGCGTCTCGGTGGCGTAGGAGAAGAGGCTGTGGGGCCGCGTGAGGTCCGTGTAGGAGCGCAGGCACACGGTGAAGTTGAGCAGCGGCTGCTCCGGCTTCGCCCGCAGCACCACGTAGGAGTCCTTGGTCTCCCACGGGAACACGAACACTTGGTTCACCAGGTCTGGGAGAGGGGACAAAgagggggctgctcctggcaccaGGATGGCATCCGGCCAGATCCCCCTGGGGGGAACGGGGTCGTGAAGTGCCAGCAAGGAGGGCACCGCCAGACCCCGGGGTGGCCTCCACCACCAGAAAAAGGGCGACGTCCACCACCAAACCCAAGGGTGGCCTCCACCACCAGATCTAGAGGTGGCCTCTGCCATCAGACCTCAGGGTGGCCTCCACCGGCGTTGCATCCCCGCTGCCTTCCCCCCCTGCTGCACCCTccaccccttcccctctccccgtGGGACCCGGGGGGGCTCCTGATGCAGCCCCTCTACCCCTACCTTCCAGGGCAGCGAGGCCGAAGAGCCCTACAAGGACGAGGAGGCAGAGCTgcggtgtccccatgtccccacgcaCCCCCCGAACCCAGGCACCGGCACCGCTGTGGGGGACGAGGGGGACCCGGGAGCCACCGTGCCGCGTCCCCGGGGGCCGAAACCCTCCCTGGGTGGGAAGCAGAGCGCTGTGGTGTGATGTCTGCCCCCAACCTTTGTCACCAAGTGCTTGGGGACGTTGACCGCTGCGGGGATGTTTGCTGAACGCCTTTGGGGACGGGTTTGCTTCAGGGGCCGTGGCCCCGGCGAGCTGGCGGGGAGCCTGGGGACATGCGTGGGGACAGGGGACGTGGCCCTGGGGGCTTGCCCTGAGCCCCGTGTGCCCATCCCAAATCATTCCTGCTATTCCAGGTGTGTGCCGGCCCCATGGATCCGTGCCCTTCGGTTACTGCTACAGCCTCCCCGACAcgtcctgcagccctggggagctgcccaaagcccccccccagcccccctttAACCCCCCACATCCCCAGAAATTTATTTCTGCTCACGCCCATCCCGTCAGCCTTGCACGGAGAAGCTCTCGTGTTGCTGCTGGtgtatttgatttatttataatgCTGGAAGGGGATGAAATTGGGTGTCAGTGGCCCCACTGACAGCACGAGGGGGGCGTCGGGCAGGGAAGGGGCACCCCTGGGTGACTCTGCCAGGCACAAGGGGACAGCGAGGGGACAGCGGGGGCTGAGGTGGGCTCTCAGCGCCCCAGAACCTCCCGGAGCCGCGGTTTCACCACCACGTCCCCCTTGGTTTCGTAGCTCAAGCTCCTCCAGGCCAGCAGGGCGGGCGGCAGGCGCAGGGACTGGTAGGCGGCTCGCATCTTGTCTGGGGACAGCCCCGTGTCCCACAGGTGGACGTCGGCCAGCTCGCCCGTGAAGGAGTTGTAGACGTCGAAGCCCCCCCCGAAGGcgtcctgctcctgccccagcatgATCACGGCCTCGGCGCCCACCGCGTAGCCCCGCTGCAGCCCCTTGCGGGGCCAGGGCTTCCCGTTGAGCCAAAATTCGGCGATGCCGGTGGCCGACTCCCAGCTGGCGCAGACGTGCTCCCAGTCCCCGCGGCTCTCGGGGACGCGGAAGGTGACGGACTTGCCCCCCACGTAGAAGCGGTACTCGGTGGGTTTGGGCTTGAAGAGGAGGATCTCATTGTCCTGCGCCTTGGTGGCGTAGGAGAAGAGGCTGTGGGGCCGCGTGAGGTCCGTGTAGGAGCGCAGGCACACGGTGAAGTTGAGCAGCGGCTGCTCCAGCTTCGCCCGCAGCACCACGTAGGCATCGCTGGGGTCGGTCCGAAAAACGAACACCTTTCGGTAGAGGTCTGGGGGGAGGGTGACAGAAGGGATG
This Anas platyrhynchos isolate ZD024472 breed Pekin duck chromosome 26, IASCAAS_PekinDuck_T2T, whole genome shotgun sequence DNA region includes the following protein-coding sequences:
- the LOC119713809 gene encoding serum amyloid P-component-like, with the protein product MGSLRLWLAVLAGLSGVTAQEDLYRKVFVFRTDPSDAYVVLRAKLEQPLLNFTVCLRSYTDLTRPHSLFSYATKAQDNEILLFKPKPTEYRFYVGGKSVTFRVPESRGDWEHVCASWESATGIAEFWLNGKPWPRKGLQRGYAVGAEAVIMLGQEQDAFGGGFDVYNSFTGELADVHLWDTGLSPDKMRAAYQSLRLPPALLAWRSLSYETKGDVVVKPRLREVLGR
- the DUSP23 gene encoding dual specificity protein phosphatase 23 isoform X1, with the translated sequence MVEPPNFSWVAEGRLAGLAMPREPGHYRFLLGQGVRHLVSLSERPPPHHGCCPAVQLHRIRVPDFTPPTPGQIQSFLQLVEEANGRGEAVAVHCLLGHGRTGTLLACYLVKARALSGAAAIREIRRLRPGSIETREQEEAVIQFHQHLSAGRDPEEA
- the LOC119713853 gene encoding C-reactive protein-like, with the translated sequence MGTPQLCLLVLVGLFGLAALEDLVNQVFVFPWETKDSYVVLRAKPEQPLLNFTVCLRSYTDLTRPHSLFSYATETQDDEILLFKPKPTEYRFHVGGKSVTFRVPESFLGSEHVCASWESPTGIVRFWLNGKAWPRKGLQKDYVVGAEAVILLGQEQDAFGGGFKARHSFVGEISDVYMWDRELTTGEVGAAMYNSPLPAPIFGWRNLPYKIHGKVYLKG
- the DUSP23 gene encoding dual specificity protein phosphatase 23 isoform X2, which translates into the protein MVEPPNFSWVAEGRLAGLAMPREPGHYRFLLGQGVRHLVSLSERPPPHHGCCPAVQLHRIRVPDFTPPTPGQIQSFLQLVEEANGRGEAVAVHCLLGHGRTGTLLACYLVKARALSGAAAIREIRRLRPGSIETREQEEAVIQFHQHLR